One window from the genome of Micromonospora aurantiaca ATCC 27029 encodes:
- a CDS encoding ABC transporter permease produces MSLSPVEGVALAEIESPGEGDESGKKEFVGRSPGQLALARLKRDRTALISGGLLAFFVLVALAVPLIEALYGVGPKEQFQSRLDGYGMPLGYAGGVTGEHWFGLEPGLGRDIFIRMVHGLRTSLFIAFAAAVLTAVIGVTLGTLAGYLGGWLDTVINWITDLTLAMPFLIIALALMPTVALRFYGQREAVPAYFQIGVLIAIFALFGWTGTARLVRGQIIALREREFVEAARASGAGLGHMLFRQLLPNAWAPILVAFSLAVPQYITSEAALSFIGVGLTDETPSFGRMIYRSLDYLQTDPAYVFFPGITIFALVFAFNLFGDALRDALDPKSSR; encoded by the coding sequence ATGAGCCTGTCGCCGGTCGAGGGCGTCGCGCTCGCCGAGATCGAGTCGCCCGGCGAGGGCGACGAGAGCGGTAAGAAGGAGTTCGTCGGCCGGTCACCCGGCCAGCTCGCCCTCGCGCGGCTCAAGCGGGACCGCACCGCGCTGATCAGCGGCGGCCTGCTGGCGTTCTTCGTGCTCGTCGCGCTCGCCGTGCCGCTCATCGAGGCGCTGTACGGGGTAGGGCCGAAGGAGCAGTTCCAGAGCCGCCTCGACGGCTACGGCATGCCGTTGGGCTACGCCGGCGGCGTGACCGGTGAGCACTGGTTCGGCCTGGAACCCGGTCTCGGGCGGGACATCTTCATCCGGATGGTGCACGGGCTGCGGACGTCGCTGTTCATCGCGTTCGCGGCGGCCGTGCTGACCGCGGTGATCGGTGTGACGCTCGGGACGCTCGCCGGTTACCTGGGCGGCTGGCTGGACACGGTGATCAACTGGATCACCGACCTGACCCTGGCCATGCCGTTCCTGATCATCGCGCTGGCCCTGATGCCGACCGTCGCGCTGCGCTTCTACGGACAGCGCGAGGCCGTGCCGGCGTACTTCCAGATCGGTGTGCTCATCGCGATCTTCGCCCTGTTCGGCTGGACCGGTACGGCCCGGCTGGTCCGGGGTCAGATCATCGCGCTGCGCGAACGCGAGTTCGTGGAGGCGGCGCGGGCCAGCGGCGCGGGCCTCGGGCACATGCTGTTCCGCCAGTTGCTGCCGAACGCCTGGGCGCCGATCCTGGTCGCCTTCTCGCTGGCGGTGCCGCAGTACATCACCAGCGAGGCCGCGTTGTCGTTCATCGGCGTCGGCCTCACCGACGAGACGCCGAGCTTCGGCCGCATGATCTACCGCAGCCTCGACTACCTGCAGACCGACCCGGCGTACGTCTTCTTCCCGGGCATCACCATCTTCGCGCTCGTGTTCGCCTTCAACCTCTTCGGTGACGCGCTGCGCGACGCGCTCGACCCGAAGTCGTCCCGGTAG
- a CDS encoding Uma2 family endonuclease: protein MTAAVFGHDGPWTEEEYLALGETRQRVELFDGSLHVTPAPTPRHQRIQRNLGNLLEAAARHVGLELLEPVNVRLRPGRIPIPDLVVTEPIDFDQPMIEARDVRLVCEVISPGNAATDKVLKMHYYAAAGIEWYLLVEQETGTLHLHRRQGRHYREVSVTKPGSALELTEPVRATIRPADLVP, encoded by the coding sequence ATGACCGCGGCGGTGTTCGGCCACGACGGCCCGTGGACCGAAGAGGAGTACCTCGCCCTCGGCGAGACGCGGCAACGCGTCGAACTCTTCGACGGGAGCCTGCACGTGACACCGGCACCGACCCCGCGGCACCAACGAATCCAGCGGAACCTCGGCAACCTGCTGGAGGCCGCGGCCCGGCACGTCGGCCTGGAACTGCTGGAGCCGGTGAACGTCCGGCTCCGGCCAGGCCGCATACCGATTCCCGACCTGGTCGTCACCGAGCCGATCGACTTCGACCAGCCGATGATCGAGGCGCGGGACGTGCGGCTCGTGTGTGAGGTCATCTCACCGGGCAACGCGGCAACCGACAAGGTGCTCAAGATGCACTACTACGCCGCCGCGGGGATCGAGTGGTACCTGCTGGTGGAGCAGGAAACCGGCACGCTGCACCTGCACCGGCGGCAGGGTCGGCACTACCGCGAGGTGTCGGTGACCAAGCCCGGTTCCGCGCTGGAGCTGACCGAGCCCGTCCGGGCCACGATCCGGCCGGCGGATCTCGTCCCCTGA
- a CDS encoding ABC transporter ATP-binding protein has translation MSTETEPLLSVRGLTKHFPVRQGLRTTGAVRAVDGLDFDVRPGETLGLVGESGCGKTTTGRMLVRLLEPTAGSIEFAGRDITHAKRGELRGLRQDLQIIFQDPYASLNPRHTVGRIVAMPLQVNRITPPGGVKKRVQELLELVGLNPEHYNRYPHEFSGGQRQRIGIARALALKPKLIVADEPVSALDVSIQAQVINLLRSLQRDLDLAFVFIAHDLAVVRHFCHRVAVMYLGKIVEIGDRDDIYTRPQHPYTRALLSAIPDVTTLGPAGRIRLTGDVPTPLNPPSGCRFRTRCWKATDRCAAEEPALTTRDDGRQLAACHYPESGPVGVPTGEPVEVSQ, from the coding sequence ATGAGCACCGAGACCGAGCCGCTGCTGTCCGTGCGCGGCCTGACCAAGCACTTCCCCGTCCGGCAAGGGCTGCGCACCACCGGCGCGGTGCGGGCCGTGGACGGGCTGGACTTCGACGTGCGCCCCGGCGAGACCCTCGGCCTGGTGGGGGAGTCGGGGTGTGGGAAGACCACGACCGGGCGGATGCTCGTGCGGCTACTCGAACCCACCGCCGGGTCGATCGAGTTCGCGGGGCGGGACATCACCCACGCGAAACGTGGTGAGCTGCGCGGGCTGCGGCAGGACCTGCAGATCATCTTCCAGGACCCGTACGCGTCGCTGAATCCCCGCCACACGGTCGGGCGGATCGTGGCGATGCCGTTGCAGGTCAACCGCATCACCCCACCCGGCGGCGTCAAGAAACGGGTCCAGGAACTCCTGGAACTGGTCGGGTTGAATCCGGAGCACTACAACAGGTATCCGCACGAGTTCTCCGGCGGGCAACGCCAGCGCATCGGCATCGCCCGCGCCCTGGCTTTGAAGCCGAAGCTGATCGTGGCCGACGAACCCGTCTCCGCCCTGGACGTGTCGATTCAGGCGCAGGTCATCAACCTGCTGCGCAGCCTGCAACGCGACTTGGACCTGGCGTTCGTGTTCATCGCCCACGACCTCGCCGTCGTGCGGCACTTCTGCCACCGCGTCGCCGTCATGTACCTCGGCAAGATCGTCGAGATCGGCGACCGCGACGACATCTACACCCGCCCCCAGCACCCCTACACCCGGGCGTTGCTGTCGGCGATCCCGGACGTCACCACGCTCGGGCCCGCCGGACGGATCCGTCTCACCGGCGACGTGCCCACGCCACTCAACCCGCCGTCGGGCTGCCGGTTCCGTACCCGCTGCTGGAAGGCCACCGACCGGTGCGCCGCCGAGGAGCCGGCGCTGACCACCCGGGACGACGGCCGGCAGCTCGCCGCCTGCCACTACCCGGAGAGCGGACCGGTCGGCGTGCCGACCGGCGAACCCGTGGAGGTGTCCCAATGA
- a CDS encoding TldD/PmbA family protein — protein sequence MSEFDAATAAVQAALDAGARYADARVMHRRYESMSARNGDIEELSQDESIGLGVRALVGSGWGFHAVPDLSDAAARDAGRRAAAIATASARVPGPPIDLVPAEAAVASWASECAVDPLGVPLSDKGDLLVRATATMREHGADLAEGLYQIWDTSKWFVSSEGHRIDQHIRECGGGISATSIGDGETQRRSYPSYRGQYGTTGWELVTSLDLAAHAARIAEESRELLTAPLCPAGETDLILGGEQLALQIHESVGHAIELDRILGWEAAFAGTSWLDLARLGSLHYGSELMNVTIDPTIPGALGSFGYDDEGSPAVARDAVREGRWVGVLAGRDSAAVAGLDYGGSVRADGWARLPMVRMTNVGLEPGPHTLDEIIAATDDGVLMDINRSWSIDDKRLNFQFGCEVGWEVKKGRRGRMLRNPTYTGIGPVFWRSMDMLSSETVAWGTPNCGKGQPGQVGHTGHPAAPARFRGVRVGVRA from the coding sequence ATGAGCGAGTTCGACGCGGCGACCGCCGCCGTCCAGGCCGCTCTCGACGCGGGCGCCCGCTACGCCGACGCCCGGGTCATGCACCGCCGCTACGAGTCGATGTCGGCCCGCAACGGCGACATCGAGGAGCTGAGCCAGGACGAGAGCATCGGGCTGGGCGTACGCGCGCTCGTCGGATCGGGGTGGGGCTTCCACGCCGTACCCGATCTGTCCGACGCCGCGGCCCGCGACGCCGGCCGGCGCGCCGCGGCGATCGCCACCGCGAGCGCGCGGGTTCCCGGTCCGCCGATCGACCTGGTGCCGGCCGAGGCGGCGGTGGCGAGCTGGGCCTCGGAGTGTGCCGTCGACCCGCTCGGGGTGCCACTGTCGGACAAGGGCGACCTGCTGGTCCGCGCCACGGCGACGATGCGCGAGCACGGCGCCGACCTGGCCGAGGGGCTCTACCAGATCTGGGACACCTCGAAGTGGTTCGTCTCCAGCGAGGGCCACCGGATCGACCAGCACATCCGGGAGTGCGGCGGCGGCATCTCGGCCACCTCGATCGGTGACGGCGAGACCCAGCGGCGGTCCTACCCGAGCTACCGCGGGCAGTACGGCACCACCGGCTGGGAGCTGGTCACCTCGCTCGACCTGGCCGCGCACGCCGCGCGGATCGCCGAGGAGTCCCGCGAGCTGCTCACCGCGCCGCTCTGCCCGGCCGGCGAGACCGATCTGATCCTCGGCGGTGAGCAGCTCGCGTTGCAGATCCACGAGTCGGTCGGGCACGCCATCGAGCTGGACCGCATCCTCGGCTGGGAGGCGGCGTTCGCCGGCACGTCCTGGCTCGACCTGGCCCGCCTCGGCTCGCTGCACTACGGCTCCGAGCTGATGAACGTGACCATCGACCCGACCATCCCTGGCGCGCTGGGCAGCTTCGGCTACGACGACGAGGGCTCCCCGGCGGTCGCCCGGGACGCGGTCCGCGAGGGGCGGTGGGTCGGGGTGCTCGCCGGCCGGGACTCGGCCGCCGTCGCGGGCCTTGACTACGGCGGCAGCGTACGGGCCGACGGCTGGGCCCGGCTGCCGATGGTGCGGATGACGAACGTGGGCCTGGAACCCGGCCCGCACACGCTCGACGAGATCATCGCGGCCACCGACGACGGGGTGCTGATGGACATCAACCGGTCCTGGTCGATCGACGACAAGCGGCTCAACTTCCAGTTCGGCTGCGAGGTCGGCTGGGAGGTGAAGAAGGGCCGCCGGGGGCGGATGCTGCGCAACCCCACCTACACCGGCATCGGGCCGGTCTTCTGGCGCTCGATGGACATGCTCTCCTCGGAGACGGTCGCCTGGGGCACGCCCAACTGCGGGAAGGGGCAGCCCGGCCAGGTCGGGCACACCGGCCACCCGGCCGCGCCGGCCCGGTTCCGCGGCGTCCGGGTGGGGGTGCGGGCATGA
- a CDS encoding TldD/PmbA family protein, translated as MSERGMNAELEIAAGVVDLVRHTAGPAAEAEVLVTRSDLALTRFANSFVHQNVSETGVAVHLRLHVDGRTATGSGSRGDADGLAALVERTRAAARLAPPDPAWPGLTAPTPVPSGPAVDEDTAFASPDERAERVRAFVDAVEGLEAAGYCRTSYRSGAFANSAGHTAVGRAAEAAMDGIARAGGADGVARLCADRLADLDGAALGARAAAKARAAADPVELPPGHYEVVLEPAAVADLLQNLAWYGFNGKRYAERQSFAEPGTAQFDPAVTVVDDPLHAGTLPFDLEGTPRQALPLVEGGTTGAVAYDRRGGAEAGAGSTGHGMPGSATFGPIPHNVRLLTGTAGVAGAAVAAGPVSAGVTGAVGDPDTAALVAGMRRGLLVSDFWYTRVLDPKQLVVTGLTRNGVWLVEDGVPTRAVRDFRFTESYPRALGPGRVLGLGRTAVRQPARVDGSWYETPALRLSSWHFTGGASG; from the coding sequence ATGAGCGAGCGCGGCATGAACGCCGAGCTGGAGATCGCCGCCGGGGTGGTGGACCTGGTCCGGCACACGGCCGGTCCGGCCGCCGAGGCCGAGGTGCTGGTGACCCGCTCCGACCTGGCGCTGACCCGGTTCGCCAACTCGTTCGTCCACCAGAACGTGTCCGAGACCGGTGTCGCCGTACACCTGCGGTTGCACGTGGACGGGCGGACCGCTACCGGCAGCGGCAGCCGGGGCGACGCCGACGGGCTGGCCGCCCTGGTCGAGCGGACCCGGGCCGCGGCCCGGCTCGCGCCGCCCGACCCGGCCTGGCCGGGACTCACCGCCCCGACGCCTGTGCCGTCCGGCCCGGCCGTCGACGAGGACACCGCGTTCGCCTCGCCCGACGAGCGGGCCGAGCGGGTACGCGCGTTCGTGGACGCGGTCGAAGGGCTGGAGGCGGCCGGCTACTGCCGGACCTCGTACCGGTCGGGGGCGTTCGCCAACTCGGCCGGGCACACGGCTGTGGGCCGGGCGGCCGAGGCGGCGATGGACGGCATCGCCCGCGCCGGCGGCGCCGACGGGGTGGCCCGGCTCTGCGCCGACCGGCTGGCCGATCTCGACGGCGCGGCGCTCGGCGCCCGCGCGGCGGCCAAGGCGCGCGCCGCTGCGGACCCGGTCGAGCTGCCGCCCGGGCACTACGAGGTGGTGCTCGAACCGGCTGCCGTCGCCGACCTGCTCCAGAACCTGGCCTGGTACGGCTTCAACGGCAAGCGCTACGCCGAACGGCAGTCCTTCGCCGAGCCGGGCACCGCCCAGTTCGACCCGGCGGTGACGGTGGTGGACGACCCGCTGCACGCCGGCACGCTGCCGTTCGACCTGGAGGGCACGCCCCGGCAGGCGTTGCCGCTGGTCGAGGGCGGCACCACAGGAGCGGTGGCGTACGACAGGCGCGGCGGCGCCGAGGCGGGCGCCGGGTCCACCGGGCACGGCATGCCGGGTAGCGCGACGTTCGGCCCGATCCCGCACAACGTCCGCCTGCTGACGGGCACGGCGGGCGTGGCAGGCGCGGCCGTCGCCGCCGGACCGGTGAGCGCGGGCGTGACCGGGGCGGTGGGCGACCCGGACACCGCCGCGCTGGTGGCCGGGATGCGGCGCGGGCTGCTGGTCAGCGACTTCTGGTACACCCGCGTGCTGGACCCGAAGCAGCTCGTGGTCACCGGGTTGACCCGCAACGGGGTGTGGCTGGTCGAGGACGGCGTGCCGACCCGGGCGGTGCGCGACTTCCGGTTCACCGAGTCGTACCCCCGGGCGCTGGGGCCGGGCCGGGTTCTCGGCCTGGGCCGGACGGCGGTCCGCCAGCCTGCCCGCGTCGACGGCTCCTGGTACGAGACACCGGCGCTGCGGCTGTCCTCGTGGCACTTCACCGGCGGCGCGTCCGGGTGA
- a CDS encoding ABC transporter permease — translation MTRFLIRRLLSAALTLFAVSVLSFLMFFALPRDPVTGMCPKNCNPERLERVRQELGLRDPLISQYAGYMKGIFTGRDLGSAQGGRCDAPCLGWSYVSNEAVSDTIARVLPVTLSIVIPAAILWLLLGVGLGMLSALRRGSWLDRAAIGFSLTGASLQLYFVGAVLLIVFVYNLRLLPVPSYTSLFDNPLKWTSGLVLAWVALAFLFSAIYARLSRAQMLETLSEDFVRTARAKGLAKRKVYGRHALRAAITPVVTIAGLDVGGALGGTVITETTFGLNGMGRTAVDAVRSGDLPTIMATVLIAAVFVVLANVVVDLLYAVIDPRVRLG, via the coding sequence ATGACGCGATTCCTCATCCGCCGGCTGCTGTCCGCCGCGCTCACGCTGTTCGCGGTGAGCGTGCTCAGCTTCCTGATGTTCTTCGCGCTACCCCGCGACCCGGTCACCGGCATGTGCCCGAAGAACTGCAACCCGGAGCGACTGGAGCGGGTCCGCCAGGAGCTGGGCCTGCGTGACCCGCTGATCAGCCAGTACGCCGGCTACATGAAGGGCATCTTCACCGGCCGGGACCTGGGCAGCGCCCAGGGCGGCCGGTGCGACGCCCCCTGCCTCGGCTGGTCGTACGTGTCGAACGAGGCGGTCTCCGACACCATCGCCCGGGTGCTGCCGGTGACGCTGAGCATCGTCATCCCGGCGGCGATCCTGTGGCTGCTGCTCGGCGTCGGCCTGGGCATGCTCTCGGCGCTGCGCCGGGGCAGCTGGCTGGACCGGGCGGCGATCGGATTCTCGCTCACCGGCGCCTCGTTGCAGCTCTACTTCGTCGGCGCGGTGCTGCTCATCGTCTTCGTCTACAACCTGCGCCTGCTGCCGGTGCCGAGCTACACCTCGTTGTTCGACAATCCGTTGAAGTGGACGAGCGGGCTGGTGCTGGCGTGGGTGGCGCTGGCGTTCCTCTTCTCCGCGATCTACGCGCGACTGTCCCGGGCGCAGATGCTGGAGACGCTCTCGGAGGACTTCGTCCGGACCGCGCGGGCGAAGGGCCTGGCCAAACGCAAGGTGTACGGCCGGCACGCGCTGCGAGCCGCGATCACACCCGTGGTGACGATCGCCGGTCTGGACGTGGGCGGGGCGCTGGGCGGCACGGTGATCACCGAGACGACATTCGGTCTGAACGGGATGGGGCGTACCGCTGTCGACGCGGTCCGCTCGGGCGACCTGCCGACGATCATGGCGACCGTGCTGATCGCGGCGGTCTTCGTGGTGCTGGCGAACGTGGTGGTGGACCTGCTCTACGCGGTGATCGACCCGCGGGTACGGCTCGGCTGA
- a CDS encoding ABC transporter ATP-binding protein has protein sequence MGRSEAVPSGEPDRPEVPEQRSGDGPYLQVRDLRVRFDTEDGVVRAVDGVSFAVERGRTLGIVGESGSGKSVTSLAILGLHNARRTTISGEISVGGRQLVGLGEEEVRRLRGRDMAMVFQDPLSALHPYYSVGRQIAEAYRVHHPRAGRREARTRAVDMLGRVGIPQPARRFDQYPHEFSGGMRQRAMIAMALVNDPDLLIADEPTTALDVTVQAQILDLLSDLQEEFRSAIVLITHDLGVVSQVADDVLVMYAGRAVEHGSVERVLRAPQHPYTWGLLSSVPSLHGDADADLLPIPGNPPSLINLPSGCAFHPRCRWADVNGDRSRTEVPELREAGAPGHLVACHLSAGDRERIYRDEVAQVGVAR, from the coding sequence ATGGGCAGGTCGGAGGCGGTGCCGTCCGGGGAGCCGGACCGCCCGGAGGTGCCGGAGCAGCGCTCCGGCGACGGGCCCTATCTCCAGGTCAGGGATCTGCGGGTGCGGTTCGACACCGAGGACGGTGTGGTGCGGGCCGTGGACGGTGTGTCGTTCGCCGTGGAGCGGGGTCGCACGCTGGGGATCGTGGGGGAGTCCGGTTCCGGTAAGAGCGTGACGTCGCTGGCGATCCTGGGTTTGCACAACGCGAGGCGGACGACCATCTCGGGGGAGATCTCGGTGGGTGGGCGTCAGCTGGTGGGGTTGGGTGAGGAGGAGGTGCGGCGGCTGCGGGGCCGGGACATGGCGATGGTTTTCCAGGATCCGTTGTCGGCGTTGCATCCGTACTACTCGGTGGGTAGGCAGATCGCTGAGGCGTACCGGGTGCATCATCCGAGGGCCGGTCGGCGGGAGGCGCGGACGCGGGCGGTGGACATGTTGGGCCGGGTGGGGATTCCGCAGCCGGCGCGGCGGTTCGATCAGTATCCGCATGAGTTCTCGGGTGGGATGCGGCAGCGGGCGATGATCGCGATGGCGTTGGTGAATGATCCGGATCTGCTGATCGCGGATGAGCCGACGACGGCGTTGGATGTGACGGTGCAGGCGCAGATCCTGGATCTGCTCAGTGATTTGCAGGAGGAGTTCCGGTCGGCGATCGTGTTGATCACGCATGACCTGGGTGTGGTCAGTCAGGTGGCTGATGACGTGTTGGTGATGTATGCGGGCCGGGCGGTGGAGCACGGGAGTGTGGAGCGGGTGTTGCGGGCGCCGCAGCATCCGTACACGTGGGGGTTGTTGTCGAGTGTGCCGTCGTTGCACGGTGACGCGGACGCGGACCTGTTGCCGATTCCGGGTAACCCGCCCAGTCTGATCAACCTGCCGTCGGGGTGTGCGTTTCATCCGCGGTGCCGGTGGGCCGACGTGAACGGCGACCGGTCCCGCACCGAGGTGCCCGAGCTGCGGGAGGCCGGAGCGCCGGGTCACCTGGTCGCCTGCCATCTGTCGGCGGGGGATCGCGAGCGGATCTACCGCGACGAGGTAGCCCAGGTGGGGGTGGCCCGATGA
- a CDS encoding ABC transporter substrate-binding protein, translating into MRPRAAAAAGGAIALVVALGACSENTGEGTKVDGNRQQTGVIATDPKDSQGPAAEIDGAAKGGTFTIIRETPISHLDPQRTYSFAGLMANPLFARYLTTWKDDGKGGLVLVGDLAETPGKNVNNDCKVWEFTIKDGVKFEDGSPITSKEIAYGIARSFDPDLTGGPTYIQEWLADTAQYDTKWDFKKNKTSLPPGLTTPDDKTLRFEFAKPRCDLPFAVSLPTTAPLKPEKDTGVNLDQKPFSSGPYKIAKNQVGVQLTLDRNPNWDAKTDPVRHQYPDQFVWSFGPTADAANNRVIADNGADQSALAFNSVPASLVAKVAGDPALKSRTLLSPTPSANQLVINTQRVKDLKIRQALNYAIDREGLVKALGGQTVAQPITTLMPPSTIGYKAYDAYPAGANGNVEKAKELLGGQTPELVLGVADNTTEQAEAVQLKGNLERAGFKITVRNIPDDAKLDEVKKKNNPWDLYIGNWAADWPSGASILPVLYDGRTIKAEGNSNQSYFNDDAINAEMDRILALPPSEQGPEWGKLDERIMKEHAPVVPLYVDVAYNVHGSKAGGVFISSVFGYPNFVNAYVKQ; encoded by the coding sequence ATGCGACCACGCGCAGCGGCCGCCGCTGGCGGCGCCATCGCACTGGTTGTGGCACTCGGTGCCTGCTCGGAGAACACGGGCGAAGGCACCAAGGTGGACGGCAACCGGCAGCAGACCGGGGTCATCGCGACCGATCCCAAGGACTCGCAGGGACCGGCCGCCGAGATCGACGGCGCGGCCAAGGGCGGGACGTTCACCATCATCCGGGAGACCCCCATCTCCCACCTGGACCCGCAGCGGACGTACTCGTTCGCCGGTCTGATGGCCAACCCGCTCTTCGCCCGCTACCTGACCACCTGGAAGGACGACGGCAAGGGTGGCCTGGTCCTCGTGGGTGACCTGGCCGAGACCCCGGGCAAGAACGTCAACAACGACTGCAAGGTCTGGGAATTCACCATCAAGGACGGGGTGAAGTTCGAGGACGGCAGCCCGATCACCTCGAAGGAGATCGCGTACGGCATCGCCCGCTCCTTCGACCCGGACCTCACCGGCGGCCCCACCTACATCCAGGAGTGGCTGGCCGACACCGCGCAGTACGACACCAAGTGGGACTTCAAGAAGAACAAGACGTCGCTGCCGCCGGGCCTGACCACGCCGGACGACAAGACGCTGCGCTTCGAGTTCGCCAAGCCGCGCTGCGACCTGCCGTTCGCGGTCTCGCTGCCCACCACGGCGCCGCTCAAGCCGGAGAAGGACACCGGGGTCAACCTGGACCAGAAGCCGTTCTCGTCCGGCCCGTACAAGATCGCGAAGAATCAGGTCGGAGTGCAGCTCACGCTCGACCGCAACCCGAACTGGGACGCGAAGACCGACCCGGTGCGGCACCAGTACCCGGACCAGTTCGTGTGGAGCTTCGGGCCGACCGCCGACGCCGCCAACAACCGGGTGATCGCGGACAACGGCGCCGACCAGAGCGCGCTGGCGTTCAACTCGGTGCCTGCCTCGCTCGTGGCCAAGGTCGCCGGTGACCCGGCGCTGAAGTCCCGCACGCTGCTGTCCCCGACCCCGAGCGCCAACCAGCTCGTGATCAACACCCAGCGGGTCAAGGACCTGAAGATCCGCCAGGCGCTCAACTACGCGATCGACCGCGAGGGCCTGGTCAAGGCGCTCGGCGGCCAGACCGTCGCGCAGCCGATCACCACGCTGATGCCGCCGTCGACCATCGGCTACAAGGCGTACGACGCGTACCCGGCTGGCGCCAACGGCAATGTGGAGAAGGCCAAGGAACTGCTCGGCGGCCAGACGCCCGAGCTGGTCCTCGGCGTCGCCGACAACACGACCGAGCAGGCGGAGGCGGTCCAGCTCAAGGGCAACCTGGAGCGTGCCGGCTTCAAGATCACCGTCCGGAACATCCCGGACGACGCGAAGCTGGACGAGGTCAAGAAGAAGAACAACCCCTGGGACCTGTACATCGGTAACTGGGCGGCGGACTGGCCGAGCGGCGCGTCGATCCTGCCGGTGCTCTACGACGGCCGGACCATCAAGGCCGAGGGCAACAGCAACCAGTCGTACTTCAACGACGACGCGATCAACGCCGAGATGGACCGGATCCTGGCGCTGCCGCCGTCCGAGCAGGGCCCGGAGTGGGGCAAGCTCGACGAGCGGATCATGAAGGAGCACGCTCCTGTGGTGCCGCTCTACGTGGACGTGGCGTACAACGTGCACGGCTCCAAGGCGGGCGGGGTGTTCATCTCCTCCGTGTTCGGCTACCCGAACTTCGTCAACGCGTACGTCAAGCAGTAG